The genomic segment AAcatctttgtgtgtgtgtgtgtgtgtcaataTGTTTGTCAATGTAGaaaatacaacaataaaaactcAAGTCTAAATATCAGTTAAATGATGCAGATAGGCGGTAGATAGGTGGTAATACTGAGAATTCCACATCACATGATTCCTCAAAAATTGGTCGCTTAGCGCACAATTAGCGGCCAACGAAACAGCCGGAGACAGCCAGCAAACCAGCTTAGGCTGGGTAGATGAATAAATGCGAACGATGATAATTTGGGTGCAGTTAATCTTTTTAAACGAATGGAAAataatttaatcaaatttacatGGAGGTCCTAAATGAGCTTTCCTGTGTGGGAGAGATGGTTTACAATGAGATGCAATGCAGTGGCAGAGAAAGTCAAACGCAAACTCAAACTCGAGCCGACAGGATAACAGGTTCTGCTTCTATTTCGGCCACTTTTTCTTTCAGCTCCAATTCGGCTTCTTTGAGCTGTTCAATGTTCTTGACTGTGGTTGATTCGGTGGAAACACTGGCAGCAGCAACGGTGGTAGGGTTTGCTGTTGTCGAGGCAGCAATTGAAGACGGGGcacttgtggttgttgttgttgttgttggagcaTCAGTAGACGATGCTGTTGTGCTCGTTGCTGGAGCCGGTATATTGGGCACAGATGAGATTTCCGTTTTGGAAAtgctaatttttgtaatttccgATGGCTTATCGCCGTTTCCATTGTGGGTGCGTTTAATCTCAAATGTAGGCACCAAAGCAACACTGCCACCGCTATGCGGCTGTATGGCTATGCGATCGATAATAATGTGGGCAGGAACTCCCGCAGTTTCAGGCACCTTTTCTGTGGTTTGCAAAATCACTAGGTGCTCATCTCCGGATTTGCCCGCAACCTGAGGCGATTTTGTGGTTGCCGACTCCTTGTGGCTTTCTGTGGTGCTACTGCCATTGTCATCCAGATGGCGTTTAGTGACCTGATGCTGCTCATTTGGCAAATCTTCTTTATGGTTTGGCTTTATTTCAGGCACAACGGCTGTCTTGTCTCGGGCCACATCGTGCACACTCAATGCCGAGGCAAACAGGCTCTGCTCCAAGTCACCTATCAATGATTGCAGAGAAATTTGTTTCAGCTCTCTCTCAGGCCTGTCGGGGTTGACGTCGTAGACTCGCCTCTTTACCAGATCACTTTCTTTGAAGGCCGTCCCCAGCGGTATGTTGCCTACGAGCTCGTTTAAAAACTCACTGCCAGTTTGCGGCTGGGCCACAGGCAATAAATGAACCTGGGCCACCAGCAAGCCCAGCATAAGCAACACTTTGTAGATGGAGTTCATTTTTGGCGGTaatttttcaaaaccaaaattttcacTGCTCGAATTGAAGGTGTTGCTTCAACGATGACTTGAGGAATGACTTTCCGTGTTTTGGGCGTTTGGTTTTTAAAGCTTTGCCATGATGGCCGCCGCAAAGGGGTTTGGAGAAAAGCTTTGCTTGCTGTGGCGTTGTACTTTTTTCTGTTATGTTTTG from the Stomoxys calcitrans chromosome 1, idStoCalc2.1, whole genome shotgun sequence genome contains:
- the LOC106093815 gene encoding uncharacterized protein LOC106093815; the encoded protein is MNSIYKVLLMLGLLVAQVHLLPVAQPQTGSEFLNELVGNIPLGTAFKESDLVKRRVYDVNPDRPERELKQISLQSLIGDLEQSLFASALSVHDVARDKTAVVPEIKPNHKEDLPNEQHQVTKRHLDDNGSSTTESHKESATTKSPQVAGKSGDEHLVILQTTEKVPETAGVPAHIIIDRIAIQPHSGGSVALVPTFEIKRTHNGNGDKPSEITKISISKTEISSVPNIPAPATSTTASSTDAPTTTTTTTSAPSSIAASTTANPTTVAAASVSTESTTVKNIEQLKEAELELKEKVAEIEAEPVILSARV